In Neorhizobium galegae, the following proteins share a genomic window:
- the lpxK gene encoding tetraacyldisaccharide 4'-kinase, whose amino-acid sequence MVSEAPPFWWTKADWRAWGLAPVSFLYGRIAGRRMAKARRASIPVPVICVGNFTVGGAGKTPTAITLARAAKEKGLKPGFLSRGYGGSLDVTTVVDPEHHRAEAVGDEALLLCRETLTVISRTRVEGAHRLVAEGADLIIMDDGFQSARLALDFALVVIDTVRGIGNGHLVPGGPVRAPISEQMRQLSAILKVGNGEAADQLVRQAARAGKQIYVAALKPRENRDIAGKALFAFAGIADPEKFYRTVKQIGGLVMEKRDFPDHHYFTEDEISDLLDDASKDKLTLVTTAKDAVRLQGHHGRMEELAEKVSVVEVDMAFDDPQAPAKIIDTAIANFRERRIREGNAAKV is encoded by the coding sequence ATGGTATCGGAAGCACCGCCATTCTGGTGGACGAAAGCGGATTGGCGTGCCTGGGGCCTTGCCCCCGTTTCGTTTCTTTATGGCCGTATCGCCGGCCGCCGTATGGCCAAAGCCAGGCGCGCCAGCATTCCCGTGCCGGTCATCTGCGTCGGCAATTTCACGGTCGGCGGCGCCGGCAAGACCCCGACCGCCATCACCCTTGCCCGAGCGGCGAAAGAAAAGGGCCTGAAGCCAGGTTTCCTCAGCCGCGGTTACGGCGGTTCGCTTGACGTCACGACCGTGGTCGATCCCGAACACCACCGGGCCGAGGCAGTCGGCGACGAGGCGCTGCTGCTCTGCCGCGAGACGCTGACGGTGATTTCCCGCACCCGCGTCGAGGGGGCTCATCGACTGGTTGCCGAAGGCGCCGACCTGATCATCATGGACGACGGTTTCCAGAGTGCCCGCCTGGCGCTGGATTTCGCCCTCGTCGTTATCGACACGGTGCGCGGCATCGGCAACGGCCATCTCGTGCCGGGCGGGCCGGTGAGGGCGCCGATATCCGAGCAGATGCGTCAGCTCTCGGCGATCCTCAAGGTCGGCAACGGCGAGGCGGCCGACCAGCTGGTGCGCCAGGCTGCCCGCGCCGGCAAGCAGATCTATGTCGCGGCGCTGAAGCCGCGCGAAAATCGCGACATCGCCGGCAAGGCGTTGTTTGCCTTCGCCGGCATCGCCGATCCTGAAAAATTCTATCGGACCGTCAAGCAGATCGGCGGGCTGGTCATGGAAAAACGTGACTTCCCCGACCATCACTATTTCACCGAGGACGAGATCTCGGACCTTCTGGATGATGCCTCCAAGGACAAACTGACGCTTGTCACCACCGCCAAGGATGCGGTGCGGCTGCAGGGCCATCACGGACGCATGGAGGAACTGGCGGAAAAGGTAAGCGTGGTCGAGGTCGACATGGCGTTCGACGATCCGCAGGCACCGGCCAAGATCATCGATACGGCGATCGCCAATTTCCGAGAGCGGCGTATCAGGGAAGGAAACGCCGCGAAGGTTTAG
- a CDS encoding DUF2093 domain-containing protein, translated as MNRFEGSGFREAKIRYLDGDYQILTAGSYVICAMTGAQIPIDELRYWSVARQEPYVDCASSLEADKRAGMLPNQTRG; from the coding sequence ATGAACCGGTTCGAGGGAAGCGGGTTCCGCGAAGCGAAGATCCGGTATCTCGACGGCGATTACCAGATTCTGACCGCCGGCTCCTATGTGATATGCGCCATGACGGGGGCACAGATTCCGATCGACGAATTGCGGTACTGGAGCGTCGCCCGGCAGGAGCCCTATGTCGATTGCGCCTCCTCGCTGGAAGCCGACAAGCGCGCCGGCATGCTGCCCAATCAGACCCGTGGCTAA